In one window of Thermosinus carboxydivorans Nor1 DNA:
- a CDS encoding metal ABC transporter substrate-binding protein, with amino-acid sequence MRKIAHMLLALVLAAAMLAAGGCGGQAKTEQASGVAKIKVVATVYPVYEFTRQVGGDKVEVALLVPPGAEPHDWEPKAKDVALIKGAKLLLYHGAGLEPAAKLLSKEILGDVSAVAVSKGIPLLEGHDEDAYAKNGHAHSHGGDPHVWLDPVLAQQEVDNIVQALAAIDPANADYYRQNGTRFKDELGKLDEEYRQALAKLPGRDIVTSHAAFGYLAKRYGLREIAIMGLAPDIEPTPDRMASIVRFCRENKVRYIFFETVVSPKLAETIARETGAGLLILNPLESLTEEELKQGKNYLSVMRDNLANLQKALAQ; translated from the coding sequence ATGCGTAAGATTGCCCATATGTTGCTTGCTTTGGTACTGGCAGCGGCCATGCTTGCGGCCGGGGGGTGCGGCGGTCAAGCCAAGACCGAGCAGGCCAGCGGCGTTGCCAAAATCAAGGTGGTCGCAACCGTTTACCCTGTTTACGAGTTTACCCGCCAGGTAGGAGGCGACAAAGTGGAGGTGGCGCTCTTGGTTCCGCCCGGCGCCGAACCGCACGACTGGGAACCGAAAGCCAAGGATGTGGCGCTGATCAAGGGCGCCAAACTGTTACTCTATCACGGCGCCGGCCTGGAGCCGGCGGCTAAGCTGCTGTCCAAAGAGATACTCGGCGATGTGTCGGCCGTGGCCGTCAGTAAAGGCATACCTTTGCTGGAAGGTCATGACGAAGACGCCTATGCCAAGAACGGCCATGCCCATAGCCACGGCGGCGACCCTCATGTCTGGCTTGATCCCGTCTTGGCCCAACAGGAGGTGGACAATATCGTTCAGGCTTTGGCGGCCATCGATCCGGCCAATGCCGACTACTACCGCCAAAACGGCACCCGCTTTAAGGACGAACTTGGCAAGTTGGATGAGGAGTACCGTCAGGCTTTGGCAAAATTGCCGGGCCGCGATATTGTCACCAGTCATGCCGCCTTTGGCTATCTTGCCAAGCGTTATGGGCTGCGGGAAATAGCGATTATGGGACTTGCACCAGACATCGAACCGACACCGGACCGCATGGCTTCCATTGTGCGCTTTTGCCGCGAAAATAAAGTAAGGTACATTTTCTTTGAAACGGTCGTCAGCCCGAAATTGGCCGAGACAATTGCCCGGGAAACAGGGGCAGGGCTGCTCATACTCAATCCGCTCGAATCACTGACCGAGGAAGAGCTAAAGCAGGGTAAAAATTATCTTTCGGTTATGCGCGACAACCTGGCCAATTTGCAGAAAGCCTTGGCCCAATAA
- a CDS encoding pyridoxal-phosphate dependent enzyme has protein sequence MEFLCAKCQKTYPIGGLQYKCECGGLFSLKKAPGERVPITVSLGEVVTPIIKRCFGGVEVNLKLDYFMPTGSFKDRGAFILINAIKAAGITEVVEDSSGNAGASIAGYCAAAGIKCNIYIPESTSPGKIKQLSAYQANVVKVPGSRDDTARAILAAAETTYYASHVYNPLFFEGTKSIAYEIYEQVGIPDYVVAPVGNGTMLLGLYLGFKELGRLPRLLAVQSVSCAPVYRKFHGLAPAPASSTVAEGIAVPTPMRIDEIIAAIREADGDIITVTDDEVVAAHEQLGAMGIYAEATASAVVVGVQRYFKPEEAHGLNIVVPLTGTGLKK, from the coding sequence ATGGAATTTTTGTGCGCTAAGTGCCAAAAAACTTATCCAATCGGTGGCCTTCAGTATAAGTGCGAGTGCGGCGGCCTATTTTCCCTGAAGAAAGCGCCTGGGGAACGCGTGCCAATCACCGTGTCGCTCGGCGAAGTTGTAACCCCGATTATCAAGCGCTGCTTCGGTGGGGTCGAAGTTAACCTGAAACTGGACTACTTTATGCCGACCGGCTCATTCAAGGACCGCGGCGCCTTTATCCTCATCAACGCCATTAAAGCGGCCGGCATCACCGAAGTAGTCGAAGACTCTTCCGGCAATGCCGGTGCGTCCATTGCCGGTTACTGCGCCGCTGCCGGCATCAAGTGCAACATTTACATCCCGGAAAGTACGTCGCCGGGCAAAATAAAACAGCTCAGCGCCTATCAAGCCAATGTGGTGAAGGTGCCGGGCTCGCGTGACGACACGGCCCGCGCCATCCTTGCCGCCGCGGAAACCACTTATTACGCTTCCCATGTCTACAATCCTTTGTTCTTCGAGGGGACAAAGTCGATCGCCTACGAAATCTACGAACAGGTGGGGATACCTGACTATGTCGTCGCGCCGGTTGGCAACGGCACGATGTTGCTCGGGCTTTATCTTGGCTTTAAGGAGCTTGGCAGGCTGCCGCGCCTGCTCGCCGTCCAGAGCGTGAGCTGCGCGCCTGTCTACCGCAAGTTCCACGGCTTGGCGCCGGCGCCGGCGAGTAGCACGGTTGCCGAGGGCATTGCCGTACCCACGCCCATGCGCATAGACGAAATTATCGCCGCGATCCGGGAAGCGGACGGTGATATCATAACTGTTACCGATGACGAAGTTGTCGCCGCTCACGAACAACTGGGGGCCATGGGCATATATGCGGAAGCGACGGCCAGTGCGGTGGTGGTCGGTGTGCAGCGGTATTTTAAGCCAGAAGAGGCGCACGGCCTGAACATCGTCGTACCGCTGACCGGGACGGGACTGAAGAAGTAA
- the gluQRS gene encoding tRNA glutamyl-Q(34) synthetase GluQRS translates to MDQVRGRFAPSPTGEMHLGNAWTALLAWLQVRRRGGVMVLRIEDLDPDRSRPIFTAKLLDDMRWLGLDWDEGPDVGGPYGPYRQDERRDRYEAAVAKLTAAGLVYPCYCSRAELHSAASAPHAGEHEFVYPGTCRHLSDDRAEALRQAGRRPALRLRVPDMSISFIDGVHGTVTQKLAVACGDFIIRRSDGVHAYQLAVVVDDGAMGITHVLRGDDLLASTPRQLLLYHLLGLTAPAFTHVPLLYGMDGHRLSKRQKDLSLAALRARGVSPRAIVGYLAWKACLLPEYRPASPAELIAAFDEKALPAGPIFVSDDLADFLLRESKDE, encoded by the coding sequence ATGGACCAGGTACGCGGACGGTTTGCTCCCAGCCCGACCGGCGAAATGCATTTAGGCAATGCCTGGACAGCGCTTTTGGCATGGTTGCAAGTGCGCCGGCGAGGCGGCGTGATGGTGCTGCGGATCGAAGACCTAGACCCTGACCGGTCCCGGCCAATCTTTACGGCGAAGCTTTTAGACGATATGCGCTGGCTGGGCCTTGACTGGGACGAAGGGCCAGATGTGGGTGGCCCCTATGGACCCTACCGGCAAGATGAGCGGCGGGACCGCTATGAAGCGGCTGTTGCCAAACTGACCGCCGCCGGGCTGGTTTATCCCTGCTACTGCAGCCGGGCGGAACTCCACTCTGCCGCCAGCGCTCCTCATGCCGGCGAACACGAATTTGTCTACCCCGGCACCTGCCGGCACCTCAGCGATGATCGGGCCGAGGCGCTCCGCCAGGCCGGCCGGCGTCCTGCGCTGCGCCTGCGCGTGCCGGACATGAGTATTTCTTTTATTGACGGTGTCCATGGAACGGTTACGCAGAAATTGGCGGTCGCCTGCGGCGATTTTATCATCCGCCGCTCGGACGGGGTTCATGCCTATCAACTGGCGGTGGTCGTAGACGATGGGGCCATGGGCATCACCCATGTGCTGCGCGGCGACGACCTGCTAGCCTCCACTCCCCGGCAGCTACTGCTGTATCATCTGCTAGGCCTGACGGCGCCGGCGTTTACCCATGTGCCGCTGCTCTACGGGATGGACGGACACCGCTTGTCCAAACGGCAAAAGGATTTGTCGCTGGCGGCGCTCAGAGCGCGCGGCGTAAGCCCCCGTGCCATCGTCGGTTATTTGGCTTGGAAGGCATGTCTTTTGCCTGAGTACCGGCCAGCGTCGCCGGCCGAACTGATTGCCGCTTTTGACGAAAAGGCTTTGCCGGCCGGACCGATTTTCGTTTCCGATGATTTAGCCGACTTTTTGCTGAGGGAGAGCAAGGATGAATGA
- a CDS encoding cytochrome b/b6 domain-containing protein — protein MKLLLHPLPVRIFHWTMFASVITLLFTGLYLHYPFDVVRLPVSIMRKVHLVFGFILSVNLLGQIYYYVYTGKYTEVLVSRHDLPHLRSFFRYYLFITEHHPNFGRYNPGQKLLFTAWGLAVLTGAITGMGLFVPDHSQWLQKLLGGLHVMRLIQFFIAMFFVATIPLHLYLVFTEEPAKLQAMFTGFLNKEPKLPPLQK, from the coding sequence ATGAAACTGCTTCTTCACCCGCTGCCGGTGCGCATCTTTCACTGGACGATGTTTGCCAGTGTCATTACGCTGCTCTTTACCGGGTTGTATCTTCATTATCCCTTTGACGTAGTGCGGTTGCCTGTCAGCATAATGCGCAAGGTGCATCTTGTTTTTGGCTTTATCCTTTCCGTTAACCTGCTGGGGCAGATATACTACTATGTTTATACCGGCAAGTACACGGAAGTGCTGGTCAGCCGCCATGACCTTCCCCACTTGCGCAGTTTTTTTCGCTACTATCTCTTTATTACCGAGCATCATCCCAATTTTGGACGGTATAACCCTGGACAAAAACTTCTGTTTACCGCCTGGGGCTTGGCGGTGCTGACTGGCGCCATTACCGGTATGGGACTGTTTGTTCCCGACCACTCCCAGTGGCTACAGAAACTGCTCGGCGGTTTGCATGTTATGCGGCTCATCCAGTTCTTCATTGCTATGTTTTTTGTCGCGACCATTCCGTTGCATTTGTACCTGGTCTTTACGGAAGAACCGGCCAAACTGCAAGCGATGTTTACCGGTTTTCTCAATAAGGAGCCAAAACTACCGCCACTACAGAAATAA
- a CDS encoding Mur ligase family protein, whose protein sequence is MDAILRLLDGAAGISCHSGEIKPGWVFVAIRGRAADGNAYAAEAVRHGAKAVVTDAPDRLPPLAIPVAVVPDARQALAALAAHFYNHPSRSLNLVGVTGSNGKTTVALMLEHIFRTAGHLPGLIGTVRVNVGKISFPSRLTTPDAASLQRYLALMRDSGVTHAAMEVSAQGVEMSRVDHVTFSCGILTNICADHLDFHHTFADYLAAKERFLTLLGPSPLVVNRDDDHCRRMAALAGGPVIAVSLTGPADVTAQILHTPAYGSKFRLTWSTLPGRQNIPAGQITVSLPLAGRHNVENALLAAAAGLLHGISPDEIAAAFSSFQGVERRLEIYRCGGFTVIDDTALNPGSIDAVFATITTFRYRRLVVVNAIRGGRGAAINALNAITMARWQAALPFELIVTASADQVGPADTVTAEERQAFLGELSRTGAAFSFYLDLQTAIQSALQRLYDGDLLVLLGAQGMDTGRQVLQEQLNINVQPHLTADLAIGAHP, encoded by the coding sequence GTGGACGCTATACTCCGTTTGCTCGACGGCGCCGCCGGCATCAGCTGCCATTCGGGCGAAATCAAACCAGGCTGGGTATTTGTCGCCATCCGGGGACGCGCCGCTGACGGAAACGCCTATGCCGCCGAAGCCGTCCGCCATGGCGCGAAGGCGGTGGTCACCGATGCGCCTGACCGGCTGCCGCCCCTTGCCATTCCGGTTGCCGTTGTGCCGGACGCCCGCCAGGCGTTGGCCGCCTTGGCCGCCCACTTTTACAACCACCCCTCCCGCAGCCTAAACCTTGTGGGCGTCACCGGCAGCAACGGCAAAACGACCGTCGCCCTTATGCTGGAACATATTTTCCGTACCGCCGGCCACCTCCCGGGCCTAATTGGCACCGTCCGCGTCAATGTGGGAAAAATCTCCTTCCCCAGCCGGCTCACCACCCCCGATGCGGCGAGCCTTCAGCGTTACCTGGCCCTGATGCGCGACAGCGGCGTCACCCATGCCGCCATGGAAGTGTCGGCCCAGGGCGTAGAAATGAGCCGGGTCGACCATGTTACTTTTTCCTGCGGCATTTTGACCAATATCTGCGCCGACCACCTGGACTTTCACCACACTTTTGCCGACTATCTGGCGGCCAAAGAGCGCTTTCTCACCCTGCTCGGACCGTCGCCCCTAGTCGTCAACCGAGACGACGATCATTGCCGGCGCATGGCCGCCCTGGCCGGCGGCCCAGTCATAGCGGTATCGCTCACCGGTCCTGCCGACGTAACCGCCCAGATACTGCATACCCCGGCCTATGGCAGCAAGTTCCGGCTGACCTGGAGCACGCTCCCCGGCCGTCAGAACATCCCCGCCGGCCAAATCACCGTCAGCCTGCCCCTAGCGGGCCGGCATAACGTCGAAAATGCCCTGCTCGCCGCTGCAGCCGGCTTGCTGCATGGCATATCACCGGACGAGATCGCTGCTGCCTTCAGTTCCTTTCAAGGGGTGGAGCGCCGCCTGGAAATCTACCGCTGCGGCGGCTTTACCGTCATTGACGATACGGCGCTTAACCCAGGCAGCATTGACGCCGTCTTTGCCACCATCACTACTTTCCGCTATCGCCGCCTGGTGGTTGTCAATGCCATCCGCGGCGGGCGCGGCGCCGCCATCAATGCCCTCAATGCAATCACCATGGCCCGCTGGCAGGCCGCTCTGCCATTTGAACTCATTGTCACCGCTAGCGCCGATCAAGTTGGACCTGCCGACACCGTAACTGCCGAGGAGCGCCAAGCCTTTCTCGGCGAGTTAAGCCGCACCGGCGCCGCCTTTTCCTTTTACCTCGACCTACAGACTGCCATTCAGTCCGCCCTCCAGCGCCTGTATGACGGCGACTTGCTCGTACTGCTCGGCGCCCAGGGCATGGACACCGGCCGCCAAGTATTGCAGGAACAGCTCAATATTAATGTCCAGCCGCACCTGACGGCCGATTTGGCCATTGGTGCTCACCCGTAA